GTAGGCTGATGTCAGAGCGGAACGAGGGGAGCGGAGGTGTAGGggtattttagaaattttactATACCCCTGTACGGCTAAGGTTAGTCAAATACACATGATATAACATTATCTTTTCATAGTGAAAATTTCAGccgtcaattttttttttttttttttatagatatacgCATTTTGTTGAACAACgttaaatttctatattattttgccttttatctttctttaatttttcttaccatTCATCATAATTGCCGCGCGTTTCAGAACAAAGTCCTCCTCTTAATAGACTGGATCTTTATCAAaagacattatttttttatcttctagCATAATATTCATGTAAAAGAGTTCCCAGACACTTTGTCAATGTTCAGTGTTCTGTCggtttttcatatgaaaaaatgaaaactttggtGGATGAATTCACATAAAATCCAGTTCCTTGGACCATTTTGGATTCTTACTCAGTCACGGTGGAGCAGAAATActtgaaagttaaaaaaccaAGGTGAGAGATGGTGCCTTTTGGCCCGCAAGGACAGCAGAACTTTTACAAGGACCATGTCCATTTTTGCAGTATGGCAGTGCGAGCATGCAATGTGTGGTTACTTTTCACCGGCAGTGTCAACAGGTAGGAAGGTTTCTTCCTGTAAACTTTATCTTTATGGAAAGATCACTGAGATATAACGTGGATGAGAATAACTTAGATAAAAATGTAATCCTGCAGTAGTTTTGTTGGAACCAGCTGGGTACATAGATGGCATAGTTACTTctttgaaataaagaaaaaaaaggcacaATCAAAGAGGCAAAACCCTCGTATCCTTGTGCATTGTTCTAATTACAGTAGTAACCTGGTCAATCTGTTCCTGGCTCGAACATGCCGAGAGGAGTACTTTAGCAGTTCCACCATCTGGATAACAACCAGAATCAACCAtttcttcaaaaatttcaaagcaCCTTTTGTATAGTTTCTTTCTAGAATACGCTCCAAGCCGAGAAGTCCAAGTCACCACATCAGGTCTTAAACTCTTGGTGGGAAGTGATTGAAAGAGCTCTTCCATTCTTTCCAAAAACCCTGCCCGTCCATATACATTTATTAAAATGTTATATGTACTGATATCAGCTGCATATGGTCCTTTACTCATTGCAATTAAaacttcctccatcttttcaaaTTGGCCTAACCGGCCATACAGGTTCAGCATGCTGTTAAGAACAAAAGTGTCAGGTTCAAGCCCGGATTTCTGCATTTGGTTCACAATATCTTCACATTTAGCTACATTGCGAACTCTTGAGTGGGCAGATAAAAGTAGCATGTGGGATTTCATAGTTGGAGTTATTCCCAGTCGCATCATCTCTTCGAACACCGCTTCTGCATCTAAATACGTGGAAAGAAAATTCAGATAAACAGGGACAACTAGATTGATGTGGGATTGGGGattttaaaatgataacaaGGTCAGCTTTGAGTGCAATAGACTTCTGTCAACGATTTGCATTATCCTTGCCCATCCAAGCTGTCCAGATATGAGCTATGATGTTGGGGAAGAGCATGTCCAGATAAAATGAAGTTAAAAACAAGCTTCCACTGCAATATTGGGTGGAATCCTAGATAAGTTTGCCAAGTGTTGAAAAGTAGAAATGGtaaccttattttttttttttttttaatttcctctcGTTTCTTTGGTCCATTGTTATGGTGCCTATGGGCTACACAACATGTGGTATCCTTCTCAAATCCCTCCCTTATCGCctctacttatttatttattttccagaCTCTTTTAAATATGGATGAGACCTCAAGTCTTTGGTCTGGCAACCAGCTCTAGGACCTTCTATTATAGAAAGAAAAATCTACTAGAAGGCTTTTAAATTTTCTGTCACAAAACAGCCTAGACATATGTTTGAGTTAGCAAAGAAAATGAGGCTCTTGACATAAAGACTGCACCATGACCAAGACATCAATTCATCATCTTTCACTTAAGATTTTAAGGAACATATCCTTTCTCTGGAAATAGACATAAAACTGAACAAATTAAGTAACATCAAAGATATGGTCATGATAAATTATTTTCATGCGCCAAAATCTACAGCATTTTGCTGCACATGAACATCCAAATATTGCAATATCCATCCTTTATCTCAAATATAATTGAAATCAAAACtgtaaaaaaagaaatcattccATGGAAATGAAAACATGTCCTTAATTCTAAGTCAGGTTTTGCAATTGTTAAAAGTTACTTTACCAGATGCGTGTAGCTTCTTCATATTTGTAAGTTTTCAATTGATGTAAAACAGTGACAATTGGATAAATTCAAAATAGAACTTGTAGTTCAGCTAATCAATTTTCCCTATTAAGTATTTACCCTCATGAAGACCAGCTCTCCCATACGCATCTACCATGATATTATATGAAGCTCTATCTGGTTCACATCCCATGTGCTGCATGAGTGAAAAAATCTCTGCAGCCCCATAAGGAAAACCTGCACGACTGGTAAGAGAAGAAAGTCAGAAATTTTTCTGCATCTAGAACAGACTTCAAGAGAAATTTACTTTTAGTGGGTAAGACATGGTTTTCTAAGGAATGCGTTTCAACAGGATCTCTGAGAACAATGATGCACTCTTAGCTCCATCAGAAGAACACCTCTCTTGTTGATATTAAAGGTTATTCTTCAGGGGGACACCGAGCATACTTGAACTGATGAAGAACAAAGGGCCGTGATACCAAATCTAATGAAGGATTTTCTGGAGAAACTGATTTCAGGATCTAGGAAGAGCCAAGGTTAGGGTTTATGATGGTATAGGTAAGTAAAAGTTCACAATTGGAATATATGCACTAATAAGACCAAGCATGCACTTTATAAACTGGACATTTTCTACAACTCTTCTCAACAACCCAAACCAACTGATCAATAGATTGGATTTTGTTCTATCGTATGCAAGTAGGTATGATACATTAATGAAAATGACTCATATTTGTAGAGCATCCAGTTAATGGATATTACCTGTACGCTTCCATGAGAGCATTATAAGCATACACATCTGGCTCGTGCCCAGCCTCTTGAAGCTGCTCAAATATCTCTTCCGCTTTCTCACAAAGTCCTTCCCTAGCAAATGCATTTACCAAAGCAGTATATGTGCAGATATTAGGTTTACATTTTTTACTTCTCATTTCATCAAACACCTTCAAGGCCATATATGATTTACTTGCCTGCACAAACCTCACGTCGAGGAAAAATAtccataaaaattaaatcagAGGAGACACTAGaagtaatttatttcaatttgagATTGTCTTTACATGATTTCCTCAATTACAACCTAAATTGAGAAGATTAGAAGGAAACTGTTAATGcataaatagaaataataaggTATAATAATCCGATGAAGCTGTCAAAATGGTTGAACATGATTTTCCTACGTAAAACTGACAATCAAATCTGCTCCAAGATTTTTTAGCACCCTTCGTCCACCAAAGAAGCTAACTAAAAGAATCAAA
This genomic interval from Carya illinoinensis cultivar Pawnee chromosome 10, C.illinoinensisPawnee_v1, whole genome shotgun sequence contains the following:
- the LOC122279495 gene encoding pentatricopeptide repeat-containing protein At2g35130 — encoded protein: MRRSSYTLPTRTFLLHAFMLIADCILNYIFIEPRSYNSSFRCQAKDSSGEAVEKSKREGLYIDKRGKWRSFNSKKLSRKRCGSLRGRGWKYGSGFVDGIFPVLSPIALQILEFAQNDPDSNKLWSSLDTLPASHTTWDDVINVVVQLRLNKQWDSIVLICEWVLHKSSFEPDVICYNLLIDAYGQKSLYKDAESAYLELLESRCIPTEDTYALLIKAYCKSGLLEKAEAVFAEMRKYSLSPSAVVYDAYIDGLMKGGNPQKAEEIFQRMKKDCCQPSVNSYTMLINLYGKASKSYMALKVFDEMRSKKCKPNICTYTALVNAFAREGLCEKAEEIFEQLQEAGHEPDVYAYNALMEAYSRAGFPYGAAEIFSLMQHMGCEPDRASYNIMVDAYGRAGLHEDAEAVFEEMMRLGITPTMKSHMLLLSAHSRVRNVAKCEDIVNQMQKSGLEPDTFVLNSMLNLYGRLGQFEKMEEVLIAMSKGPYAADISTYNILINVYGRAGFLERMEELFQSLPTKSLRPDVVTWTSRLGAYSRKKLYKRCFEIFEEMVDSGCYPDGGTAKVLLSACSSQEQIDQVTTVIRTMHKDTRVLPL